A single genomic interval of Mustelus asterias chromosome 13, sMusAst1.hap1.1, whole genome shotgun sequence harbors:
- the LOC144502545 gene encoding polyadenylate-binding protein 1-like, whose translation MANDNGRSKGFGLVSFGKHEEAQEAVDEMNSEEKIRRQVYGGHAQKKDERMTELRRKFEQMKQNSLTWHRRCIIYIKNLDDDIDDERLHKEFSSFGMITSTKVMVEPIRYGVVCFSTPEEASKAAMEMDGRIVGTKPLAITLTQSKEDRQARLTYQYMQRLASARAALNRNPVTNPYQPAPPSGCFKAATPQAQHRAAYYPAGQLAQLRPNPRWAAQPFQNMPGGRRQTGPRPPTLSSMRPTSAQVPRVMSTQRVANTATLTMGPRPDATAPGVCSFTQYKYPAGVRNPQHHLNAQPPVAMQQPAVHLQGQEPLDAAPLQGQKQMLDCDPWFWTPLPLGTSSLHLPCRVLLEFYKSL comes from the exons ATGGCCAATGACAATGGAAGATCAAAGGGCTTTGGCCTTGTCAGTTTTGGAAAGCACGAAGAAGCACAAGAAGCTGTCGATGAGATGAATAGCGAAGAAAAAATCCGGAGACAGGTTTATGGTGGCCATGCCCAGAAAAAGGATGAGCGAATGACAGAGCTGCGGCGCAAATTTGAACAGATGAAACAGAATAGCCTCACATGGCACCGGAGATGCATCATCTACATCAAAAATCTGGATGATGACATTGATGATGAACGTTTGCACAAAGAGTTTTCATCATTTGGCATGATTACCAGCACTAAGGTGATGGTGGAGCCCATACGCTATGGGGTTGTCTGTTTCTCCACACCAGAAGAGGCCTCCAAGGCTGCAATGGAAATGGATGGCCGAATTGTTGGCACCAAGCCCTTGGCCATCACTCTGACTCAGAGCAAGGAGGACCGACAAGCTCGTTTGACATATCAGTACATGCAGAGATTGGCGAGTGCCAGGGCTGCACTAAACCGAAACCCTGTTACCAATCCTTATCAGCCTGCACCACCTTCTGGATGCTTCAAGGCAGCTACTCCTCAGGCTCAGCACCGTGCTGCATATTACCCAGCAGGCCAGCTCGCACAGCTTCGGCCAAACCCTCGATGGGCCGCTCAACCGTTCCAGAACATGCCTGGTGGTAGGCGCCAAACAGGCCCTCGGCCACCAACCCTCAGTTCCATGAGACCAACTTCTGCTCAGGTGCCACGTGTCATGAGCACTCAACGTGTTGCCAATACAGCAACACTGACAATGGGACCTCGCCCTGATGCTACTGCTCCTGGTGTCTGTTCGTTTACACAGTACAAATATCCTGCAGGAGTGCGCAATCCTCAACATCATCTAAATGCTCAGCCTCCAGTTGCTATGCAACAGCCTGCCGTTCATCTGCAAGGCCAAGAGCCCCTGGATGCTGCCCCTCTCCAAGGGCAGAAACAGATGCTAG actgtgacccttggttctggacacccctaccattgggaacatcctccctgcatctaccctgtcgagtcctgttagaattttataaatctctatga